A stretch of DNA from Acidobacteriota bacterium:
CGCCGCCGCGAAGCTGGCCCCGCGCTACGTGAACGCCGCGCTCGGCGAGGTGACGGTGATCAAGGAAGGGGCGGCGATTCTCTTCGACGCGGGCGAGTGGAAGAGCGCCGTGGCCTCACGGAAGAACGACGACGGGACGATCTCCTTCATCACCATTGACCCGACGCTCGCCGGCATGGAATTCGTCGTGGCGGACAAGGACGGGAAGCGCCGATTGATCACGCGCGACGCGCAGCACGAGTACGTGTTCGAGGAGACGGCGAAGCGCTGACGGCGCGGCCGGTTGGCCGAGAGGTCGTCGCTTGCAGGACGCGGCTCCGGCTCCCCGCGCCGGGTGCTCACGCGCTCAAGAGGTTCAGGAACGCTCGGGGCGTCACGATGCGGACACCTTCGTACTCCCCGACCGTCAAGAGGTGAGGATCGCCAGTCACGACGAGCGGGGCGCGGCCAGCGATGGCTGCGGCCAGATACTTGTCATCATCCGGGTCCTTGCTCACGCCAGGCACCTGAACCGGATCCAGAACGAAATCAGCCAGGACGACCAAGTCCTCCATCCAGAGTCCGGGGTCGAGGCCCCGGCGCACGTACCGGCGGACTTTGGGGTATGCGAGGGCCCGCATCACCTCCTCGACGATGGCCTCAGACAGGACCAGCGTAAACGCATCTGTACGGAGAAAGTGTTCGATGATGCGGCCCGGCGGTCCGTCCGGATGGATAGCCGCGCTCACGAACACGTTGGCATCAAGGACAGCCCGGAACACGGTCGTTACGCCGACTTCGCGCGCAGTTTGGCAGACCTGCGGGCCCAGCGCTGCGCCTCCAGGGCCAGCTCGGACGCCTGCTTGTCGGTCAGTGCGCCGCCCTGCTGCGCGAGGAAGTCCAGGGCGTGCCGGCGCGCGAAGCGTCGCATCTGTGCCAATCGCTCGACCGGTACCAGGGCGGCGAGCGCCTTCCCCTTGCGTTCGATGATGAACTCGTCGTTCCGCAGCGCCACCCGATTGAGCATGTCGCCAAGCCGCTGCCGCACGTCGATGGTAGAAACCTTGGCCGTCATGTGCACCTCTCGCAACTATTATAGTTGCTCTAGCAGGAACAGCAAGTGCCAGATTGGTCGACCCTGCGCTCGACATCGCGCACTTCGGGTTCTTTCTCAAACGCCGCCCGGGCAGACGCTCGCCCGGGCACAGCCATGACGGCCGGCGACGTGCTCCCCACCCCGCCCCGCCATGCTGGCGTTTGTGACCCCGGTCGTGGCGGTCCCCGCTCCACGACCTCCGCCTCCACTTCCGGCGAGCGACGTTCAGCAGCCAGTTGCTCCCGTCGTCGAGAACCCGGCCGCCGCGCCCGTCGCTGCACCGGCCGAGATCAGGGCGGAAACCGGTCCCGAACCTTCCGCGCCAAGCGGCGTGCGGTATCCCGTCTTGATGGCGGTGACGGTGACGTTCACGCTCACGACGGCGGACGCTGAGACGAGATAGCTGGATAGGGAACCACGATTCGAGATCAGGACCATGCGCGACGGCGATGTGCCGCTAGCATGGTACGCGTCAGAATCGTGCTCCTCCATGCGACTATTGTCGGAGTCGCGGCACCACGAACTCGTCCATGAAGCGGATCAGCTTCTCCCTGTTGGTGGCGCGATAGGCGGCGTAGTCCTGCACAATGCCGGCAGTCGGGCGGAACAGCAAAATGTACGCCTCGAGAAGCCCCGCGTCCCGAATGCCCACGAGTTCGGCCAGTTCGGGATCCACCGCCGGCTCGGTGCTGGTCTTGTCCGACGCGCGCTGGCTCTTCACCCACGCCGCCACCGCGTCGAGCGCCTCCGCCTCTTCCTTCAGGCTGTGCCGGTACGTCGGCTCGTCCGGGTACATCTGCTTGAACTTGTCCCGCTGCCAGCCGATGCGCGTGCCGCCGTAGACGATGGAGGCCGCCGCGATGGAGATTCCGGGCTTCCCGAGGTTGGTGGGGTCGATCGTAATCGTGCTCTGGTTGCCCTCGGTCTTGACGGTCGCGAGTTGTTTGAGCTGAACCACGCGAAACTGGACACGGTTGCGGCTGGCCCACTGGGTGAGACCCGTCCGCGCCGTGCGGTCGTACGGTTGAGCGATCACCGCCTCGATGAACTTCGCGCGCGCCTCGGTCATCTGGCCTGAGGCCATCAGCGAGTCTCCCCAGTAGCGATAGGCGGTTTCCCGGTTCGGATCGATTTGAATCGCCTTCGCGAACCA
This window harbors:
- a CDS encoding putative toxin-antitoxin system toxin component, PIN family → MFRAVLDANVFVSAAIHPDGPPGRIIEHFLRTDAFTLVLSEAIVEEVMRALAYPKVRRYVRRGLDPGLWMEDLVVLADFVLDPVQVPGVSKDPDDDKYLAAAIAGRAPLVVTGDPHLLTVGEYEGVRIVTPRAFLNLLSA
- a CDS encoding tetratricopeptide repeat protein codes for the protein MRTFLFIGIVVGLLCAAPAAAQRPVTTDADRKTALDLFDQHKVIEALPLLEKLAADRPDDIVVQERLGVCLAGLISGLKDPEERKQAALRARAVLLRAKALGDNSELLQTILSSIPEDGVLPGFSSKGEVEEVMTAAEADFAKGNLDRAREQYAKALQLDPTLYHAALFAGDACYKQNKHADAGAWFAKAIQIDPNRETAYRYWGDSLMASGQMTEARAKFIEAVIAQPYDRTARTGLTQWASRNRVQFRVVQLKQLATVKTEGNQSTITIDPTNLGKPGISIAAASIVYGGTRIGWQRDKFKQMYPDEPTYRHSLKEEAEALDAVAAWVKSQRASDKTSTEPAVDPELAELVGIRDAGLLEAYILLFRPTAGIVQDYAAYRATNREKLIRFMDEFVVPRLRQ